CTTCCCCCGATTGGCGCAGGAGGGTCTCTACGGAGGTGTCCTCACCACCGACTGGGCTCTGCTGGATCTCGACAAGAGGCGGGCCAAGGTCCGCTACCGGGGACTCAAGAAGTTCGAGGGCAGGAAGCTTCATGAGCTGGAGTATCGGCCCAAGAAGGGAGTGGAATACAGAATCCGGCTCTACTTCGAGCCTGAAACCTACCGCCACGTGGCCAGCAGCTACCGCCTGACCATTCCTGCCGGCGTGGGGCGGGGTTCGATGATCGCACAACAAGGACCCGGTTTTGGCGCCGCCGACGGGCCCGCGGACAACACGCGGATCCAATTGATGGAGACCTTTTCGGAATTCAAGGAAGTCGACGGGTTGACCCTCCCGCATCACTACCGGATCACCCTCAACGAGTCTGCCGCCACCGGCGCGGACTCGGGCGCCGGATTCGCACCCCGCAACGGTTTCGCGGGGCACTGGGAGATCAAAATCGACCGCATTTCACACAAGTACCGGATCACCCCCCAGGCCTTCGCCATCAAGTAAACACCTGGAACTGACTTGTGAGGGTGGAACGCGAGTAGCGGCCCAATTCGTCCGTCGGGCGAAGGCAAGGCCACCTGCGCCACACTGACGTGCTGCTTCCGGAAAGAAAGAGGGGGAACGAGGGGACAGTCTGTTTTCCGCGGAACGAGGGGACAGTTTGTTTTCCCGACGGACAGACGGACGGAGTTTCCTTCGTCCTTCCCGGTTCTGGATCGTTGTTGTCAGCAGGGGCGCGAATCGCCTCCACTGGGAGTCCGATCCCGAAACCCGGAGGACAACGACCATGGCCCGAACTGCCCGACACAAGAGCTCGGAAGCCGCCTTCTATCACGTCACCAATCGAGTCGTCGGCCGGCCCGGCTGGTTCCCCTTCAGGAATCGCCAGGCCCGTCTCAAACTCCTGCACATGATGTTGTTCTACGTGAACGTCTACCGCTGTCGCCTGGCCGCCTACCAGATCATGGACAATCACTTCCACCTCGTCGTCCATTTCGAGAAATTCCGCTCCCTGTCCCCTAAGGAGCTGGAGGACCATGCCGGGCAGCTCTATGGACACCGGGTGGAAGAGTTCACTGGCGATTGGACCGACGCCCAATGGGAGTCCTTCAATCGGCGTCTGTTCGACCTGTCGAGACTGATGGCCGACCTGGACGGACAGTATGCCCGGTGGTTCAACGACACGCATGAGCGGCGAGGTCATCTCTGGGGCGATCGTTTCAAGAGCTCCGAACTGCTCGATGAACAGGCCGTCCAGGACGCCATACTCTACGTGGAGCTCAATCCGGTCCGAGCCGGACTGGTCCAGCGGCCCGGGCAGTGGATGTGGGGCTCGGCCTGCTGGCGGCTCAATGGCCAGGATCAAGAGCTGATTCCACTGGACGAGCTGTTTTCTGCGGATCCCGGAGAGGACGTGTACCGCAGTTACCGAGTGCGGCTGTACCATCGAGGCGCGATTCCCACCCGGGAGAACCAGGCCGCCATCCCCGACTGGATCCTCCGTCAGGAGGAGCGAAGGGGATTTGCCCGCCCCGGCGGATTTCGCCGGCGTCTGCGTTTTCTGACGGACGGGCTGGCCGTGGGGCCGGCGGCGAAGGTGGCGCAACTGCTGGAGGCCTATCGGCGGCAAGGTCGATATCGACGCCGCCGGAACCCCATCCCCCAACTGGGCGGAGCGCTGTATTCCCTGCGGATACATCCACACAGATTCCAACGATATCCCAAGACGTCCCGGATTATCTATTAAGTGGTGTCATTACTGCGAGTTAGATCTAATCTGGACCCGTTTCTCTTGCCCGAGACGTCCCTTGATTTCCAGCTCCATCCGCTGTATTATGTGGTAATGATTGAAGTAAGGAACACGACCGATCCAGTCCGGAGAACCAAGCCGAAGGGGCGCCATCCTCACAAGGCGCTCTCCGCCGCATTCGTGCGCTCCGCCCCGCCGGGCAGACACTGCGACGGCAACGGCCTGTACCTCTTCGTCCAGCCGAGCGGAGCCCGGAGCTGGGTCCAACGCCTCGTCATCCGGGGACGGCGCCGCGACTTCGGACTCGGCAGCGTGGCGCTGGTCACGCTCGCCGAAGCCCGCGAGAAGGCGCGGGCCAACCGTAAGCTGGCCCGCGAGGGGGGAGATCCGCTGGCCGAGAGACGCCGCGTCTGGAACATGCCGACCTTTGCCGAAGCCGTCAAGCGGGTGGTGGAGCAGAAGCGGCCCGGCTGGCGCAATCCGAGGGTGGCTCAGGACTGGATGGTGAGCCTGGGGCGCTACGCCTTTCCTCACATCGGGAGGCTGCCGGTCTCGGAGGTGACGAGCGCGGACGTGATCGGGATTCTGGCTCCGATCTGGCACGAGAAGCCGCCCACCGCCCGGAAGCTGCGCCAGCGCATCCGCGCGGTCCTGGAGTGGGCCGTGGCGATGGAATTCAGGATCGACAACCCCTGCGACCGCGTCGGGTCGGTTCTCGGAACACAGGACGCCATGGTGCGGCACATGCGGGCCTTACCGCAT
This window of the Acidobacteriota bacterium genome carries:
- a CDS encoding integrase arm-type DNA-binding domain-containing protein, which translates into the protein MIEVRNTTDPVRRTKPKGRHPHKALSAAFVRSAPPGRHCDGNGLYLFVQPSGARSWVQRLVIRGRRRDFGLGSVALVTLAEAREKARANRKLAREGGDPLAERRRVWNMPTFAEAVKRVVEQKRPGWRNPRVAQDWMVSLGRYAFPHIGRLPVSEVTSADVIGILAPIWHEKPPTARKLRQRIRAVLEWAVAMEFRIDNPCDRVGSVLGTQDAMVRHMRALPHREVAAAVRRVRASNAAPVSMLAFEFLVLTAARWGEVRWAEWSEIDPAQRTWTVPGTRMKSKREHRVPLCGRAKEILAETQTMDGGTARLVFTRRGGKPLAEGALRHLLRRNGIPAVPHGFRSSFRDWAAEETDHPREVVEAALAHVVKNKVEAAYRRTDLFERRRVLMEDWASYLAGGSRQLVSGRRR